A genomic segment from Toxotes jaculatrix isolate fToxJac2 chromosome 6, fToxJac2.pri, whole genome shotgun sequence encodes:
- the pigx gene encoding phosphatidylinositol-glycan biosynthesis class X protein, with protein sequence MYFKLLSVFTCLAACHCLIGKDETNENHCGLLKQWLESTSVSVETGKKGFHREVITTVELSPDVLSGVRVLLVYRWPRGVYVDPYQLASLRDQSDWQILLDSAIDLEIPAHKTSGFVTYVYPTPDDPTPRLIKVTIPIHGRYHEPSSVGKTFTSVDIQPPELLLRTEKCMQLSNLQPHTVVDAPCTADNSSTCPWVRIQHQQEHGPMSLQFPVGDGSLVILVCGGTLLITMICCVALSKYMWKYKII encoded by the exons atgtattttaaattgctgtctgtgtttacctgtttaGCAGCATGCCATTGTTTGATCGGAAAGG ATGAGACAAATGAGAACCATTGTGGTCTTCTGAAGCAGTggcttgaatccacatcagtgTCAGTGGAGACTGGTAAAAAGGGTTTCCACAG aGAGGTGATAACCACTGTTGAGCTCAGCCCTGATGTGCTCAGTGGTGTCAGAGTTTTGCTGGTTTATAGATGGCCCAGAGGTGTCTACGTTGATCCATACCAACTTGCCTCTCTGAGAGATCAAAGTGATTGGCAG ATATTACTAGATTCAGCCATTGACCTAGAGATACCTGCTCACAAGACTTCAGGATTTGTCACCTATGTGTATCCCACCCCTGATGATCCAACGCCCAGACTTATAAAAGTAACAATTCCAATACATGGTCGCTACCACGAGCCCTCTTCTGTTGGGAAAACATTTACATCTGTCGACATACAacctccagagctgctgctgcggACTGAAAAAT GTATGCAGCTCAGCAACTTACAGCCTCACACAGTCGTGGATGCCCCTTGCACTGCCGACAATTCAAGCACATGTCCATGGGTTAGAATCCAGCATCAGCAG gaGCATGGCCCCATGAGTTTACAGTTCCCAGTCGGTGACGGGTCTCTGGTGATACTTGTATGTGGTGGAACTCTTCTAATCACAATGATCTGCTGTGTGGCACTGTCCAAATACATGtggaaatataaaattatttag
- the pak2b gene encoding serine/threonine-protein kinase PAK 2b produces MCDNGDPEDKPPAPPVRMSSTIFSTSSGKDSLSANHSSKPLPSVPEERKHRNKIISIFSGAEKSGRKKDKDKERPEISPPSDFEHTIHVGFDAVTGEFTGMPEQWARLLQTSNITKSEQKKNPQAVLDVLKFYDSTGNGRQKYLSFSSSEKDAFTPGPQSPVKKGSEPSSPNIKDIDDDDDDETPPPVVAPRPEHTKSVYTRSVIDPIPAPSTCPDGDAASKAADRQKKKGKMSDEEIMDKLRTIVSIGDPKKKYTRYEKIGQGASGTVFTAIDVATGQEVAIKQINLQKQPKKELIINEILVMKELKNPNIVNFLDSFLMGEELFVVMEYLAGGSLTDVVTETCMDEAQIAAVCRECLQALDFLHANQVIHRDIKSDNVLLGMDGSVKLTDFGFCAQITPEQSKRSTMVGTPYWMAPEVVTRKAYGPKVDIWSLGIMAIEMVEGEPPYLNENPLRALYLIATNGTPELQNPEKLSPVFRDFLNRCLEMDVEKRGGGKELLQHPFLKLAKPLSSLTPLILAAKEAMKGNR; encoded by the exons ATGTGTGATAACGGAGACCCCGAGGATAAACCCCCTGCCCCCCCGGTCAGAATGAGCAGCACCATCTTCAGCACCAGCTCTGGCAAAGACTCACTCTCAGCCAACCACAGCTCTAAACCGCTGCCTTCTGTGCCTGAAGAGAGGAAACATCGCAACAAGATCATCTCAATCTTCTCCGGGGCGGAAAAAA GTGgtagaaagaaagacaaagacaaagagcgACCAGAGATCTCACCACCTTCAGACTTTGAACACACCATACACGTTGGGTTTGATGCTGTCACAGGGGAGTTCACT GGTATGCCGGAGCAATGGGCTCGACTACTCCAGACCTCAAACATCACCAAGtcagagcagaagaaaaaccCACAGGCTGTGCTTGATGTTCTTAAGTTCTATGACTCTACGGGCAACGGCCGTCAGAAGTACCTCAGCTTCTCATCTTCTG AAAAAGATGCATTCACTCCAGGGCCTCAGTCT CCTGTCAAAAAAGGCAGTGAACCCTCATCTCCGAATATCAAAGacattgatgatgatgatgatgatgaaactcctcctcctgttgTGGCGCCTCGACCAGAGCACACAAAGAGT GTATATACTCGCTCTGTCATTGACCCCATCCCTGCTCCAAGCACGTGTCCAGACGGCGATGCTGCCTCCaaggctgcagacagacagaaaaagaagggCAAGATGTCTGATGAGGAGATCATGGACAAACTGA GAACCATAGTCAGCATTGGGGATCCGAAGAAGAAGTACACCAGATATGAAAAAATCGGTCAGGG GGCATCAGGAACAGTATTCACAGCCATTGATGTTGCCACAGGGCAGGAG GTCGCCATTAAACAGATCAACCTACAAAAGCAGCCGAAGAAGGAGCTGATCATCAATGAGATTCTAGTGATGAAGGAGTTGAAAAATCCCAACATTGTCAACTTTTTAGACAG cttccTGATGGGGGAGGAGCTGTTTGTGGTGATGGAGTACCTGGCTGGTGGCTCGCTGACAGACGTGGTTACAGAGACCTGTATGGATGAGGCCCAGATAGCTGCTGTCTGCCGAGAG TGTTTACAAGCATTGGACTTCCTACATGCGAACCAAGTCATCCACAGAGACATCAAAAGTGACAACGTGTTACTCGGAATGGATGGCTCCGTCAAGCTGA CCGATTTTGGCTTCTGCGCCCAGATCACTCCAGAGCAGAGCAAACGCAGCACCATGGTAGGCACGCCTTACTGGATGGCTCCAGAGGTGGTGACCAGGAAGGCATATGGCCCTAAAGTAGACATTTGGTCTCTGGGTATTATGGCGATTGAGATGGTTGAAGGAGAGCCTCCCTATCTGAACGAGAACCCACTACGA GCATTATACCTGATTGCCACGAACGGCACACCCGAGCTTCAGAATCCTGAGAAGCTGTCTCCAGTTTTCAGAGATTTCCTCAACCGTTGCCTGGAAATGGATGTAGAGAAAAGAGGCGGAGGCAAAGAGCTGCTGCAG CATCCGTTCCTGAAGCTGGCGAAGCCCCTCTCCAGCCTCACACCTCTCATCCTGGCAGCCAAGGAGGCCATGAAGGGCAATCGTTAG
- the rpp21 gene encoding ribonuclease P protein subunit p21: MALQLKDKEAYQRLNYLYQAAHCVLSENPENVELARFYCFTQRTIARRLVLRQDPSVKRTLCKKCCSLLIPGVTATTRQRGKNNKTRFTVMRCLSCGQSKTLLNNPNYCLWVDRPEAQLEKQKQPDPAHSAKNQPKDTEPDGSQSSKSSAAQSTAGT; this comes from the exons ATGGCGCTacagctgaaagacaaagaggctTATCAAAGACTGAACTATCTCTACCAG GCCGCACACTGTGTTTTATCTGAAAACCCAGAGAATGTGGAGCTGGCTCGTTTCTACTGCTTCACACAGAGGACCATTGCAAGACGTTTAGTTCTCAGACA GGACCcatcagtgaagagaacattATGCAAGAAGTGCTGTTCATTGCTCATCCCAGGTGTAACTGCTACAACAAGACAACGAG gaaaaaacaacaagactCGCTTCACTGTGATGAGGTGTCTCAGCTGCGGGCAGAGCAAGACACTGCTGAATAATCCAAATTATTGTTTATGGGTTGATCGCCCTGAGGCTCAGCTGGAGAAACAAAAGCAACCAG ATCCAGCCCATTCTGCTAAAAATCAGCCAAAAGATACAGAACCTGATGGGTCACAATCTTCTAAATCTAGCGCTGCCCAGAGTACTGCTGGCACATAG
- the aqp12 gene encoding aquaporin 12, translating into MSGLNASLGYFVAVVIFAASVRTLLRKWPQLSFILEFASSFMLVACWLEVQTIIEVGQWAGGLGPDVTVTMLFVVLLTHGVICGGASGNPSLVVLRFLQLEAKTLPTLLVVVAQLLGAHLALLVAGYYWSLELTDMHMIKNLMARECSTSLLVSLPQGFFTECVCTLIFHLVHLNLRRRSALIRVPVIAVLLTFLSHTARGFTSAYMNPSLAYGLTFHCPGFTFTQYAVVYWLGPLTGMTLALLLYMGHIPRIFAKNLLYFQKTRFRVPKGDKGEKKKM; encoded by the exons ATGTCTGGACTGAACGCATCTCTCGGATACTTCGTGGCTGTCGTGATTTTTGCAGCCTCGGTTCGAACACTTCTTAGAAAATGGCCACAGCTTAGCTTCATTTTGGAGTTTGCCTCCTCTTTCATGCTGGTGGCCTGCTGGTTGGAGGTGCAGACCATTATAGAGGTGGGTCAGTGGGCTGGGGGCTTGGGTCCTGATGTGACTGTGACCATGCTGTTTGTGGTTCTGCTGACCCACGGTGTGATCTGTGGTGGAGCGTCAGGGAATCCGTCCCTGGTTGTGCTGAGGTTCCTGCAGCTGGAGGCCAAAACCCTGCCTACTCTGCTTGTTGTTGTAGCCCAGCTTCTTGGGGCCCATCTAGCCCTTCTTGTTGCTGGTTACTACTGGAGCCTGGAGCTGACAGACATGCACATGATCAAAAATCTGATGGCTAGAGAGTGCAGCACGTCTCTACTGGTGTCTTTGCCTCAGGGTTTTTTCACAGAGTGTGTTTGCACACTCATCTTTCACCTGGTCCATCTAAACCTGCGACGCCGCTCTGCCCTGATCCGGGTTCCTGTGATCGCTGTCCTCCTCACATTCCTGTCCCATACAG CCAGAGGCTTCACCTCAGCTTACATGAATCCATCTTTGGCCTATGGCCTCACCTTCCACTGTCCTGGATTTACATTCACACAGTACGCAGTGGTCTACTGGCTGGGCCCTCTCACAG GCATGACTCTGGCTCTTCTCCTGTACATGGGCCACATTCCAAGGATTTTTGCCAAGAACCTACTATATTTCCAAAAGACACGTTTCAGAGTGCCAAAAGGAGACAAAGgcgaaaagaagaaaatgtaa